In Platichthys flesus chromosome 21, fPlaFle2.1, whole genome shotgun sequence, the following are encoded in one genomic region:
- the mtmr6 gene encoding myotubularin-related protein 6, producing the protein MEHIRTPKVEQVRLLERFSNKSTSGTLYLTATHLIFVESSSNNSTSAGQEIWILHHHIASVEKLSLTTTGCPLVIQCRNFRLVHFVIQRERDCHDVYSSLLRLLRPVSYPELYAFSYNPKQNDQQREEGWQLIDLRAEYERMGVPCDQWQLTDVNRDYKVCETYPRDLYVPIAASKPIIVGSSKFRSKGRFPVLTYFYQEKKAAVCRCSQPLSGFSARCLEDESLLQVISKANHNSRFVYVMDTRPKLNALANRAAGKGYENEDNYSNIRFQFVGIENIHVMRTSLQKLIEVIGNRSLSMSDYLVGLESCGWLRHIKAIVDAAIFLTKAVTVEGASILVHCSDGWDRTAQVCSLGALLMDPYYRTIKGFMVLIEKDWISFGHKFADRCDQLDGDPKEVSPIFTQFLECVWQLMEQVPQAFEFSEWFLLQIHEHVHSCQYGNFLGNNQRQREELQLRERTHSLWAFLMSEKQNYLNPFYSPAYSELHPVLEPSTLPYHFKFWRNMYHQFDRSMHPRQSILKTILTLRENSRKAESTMQALESRLQQLGVTPVATSEPPVAPPTRDQHSNSLPPRPDSLILGAPINHKEVQRRAEEDEQEEEEVGEEATESTNTERTVEGSSGNDSRKHSYGELEGTFSSELSKEEPAVVSLEFGVARMTC; encoded by the exons ATTTTGCATCACCATATAGCCTCTGTGGAGAAGCTGTCCCTCACCACCACAGGCTGCCCGCTGGTCATCCAGTGTCGTAACTTCAGATTGGTGCATTTCGTGatacagagagagcgagactgCCACGATGTCTACAGCTCGCTCCTGCGTCTTCTACGGCCTG TGTCCTACCCGGAGCTCTACGCTTTCTCCTACAACCCAAAACAGAATGAccaacagagagaagagggatgGCAGCTCATCGACCTGAGGGCAGAGTATGAGAGGATGGGTGTCCCCTGTGACCAGTGGCAGCTCACCGACGTCAACAGAGACTACAAG GTGTGTGAGACGTATCCACGAGACCTGTATGTTCCCATCGCAGCCAGTAAGCCTATCATTGTGGGGAGTTCCAAGTTCAGAAGCAAAGGACGCTTTCCTGTACTCACATACTTCTACCAGGAGAAAAAG GCAGCAGTGTGTCGATGCAGCCAGCCTCTCTCTGGCTTCAGTGCACGATGCTTGGAGGACGAGAGCCTGCTGCAGGTCATCAGCAAAGCCAACCACAACAGCCGATTCGTCTACGTCATGGATACTAGGCCGAAG TTGAATGCGCTCGCTAACCGAGCAGCGGGTAAAGGCTACGAGAACGAAGACAACTACTCCAACATCCGCTTCCAGTTTGTTGGCATCGAAAACATCCATGTCATGAGAACCAGCCTGCAGAAACTGATAGAAG TGATTGGGAATCGCTCTCTCTCCATGAGTGACTACTTGGTTGGCCTGGAAAGTTGCGGCTGGCTGCGGCACATCAAGGCCATTGTAGACGCCGCCATTTTTCTTACCAAG GCGGTGACGGTGGAAGGAGCCAGTATATTGGTTCATTGTTCAGACGGGTGGGACAGAACAGCCCAAGTCTGCTCTTTGGGAGCATTGCTCATGGACCCTTACTACCGTACCATCAAGGGCTTCAtg GTACTGATAGAGAAAGACTGGATCTCCTTTGGTCACAAGTTTGCAGACAG GTGTGATCAGTTGGATGGCGATCCAAAGGAGGTTTCTCCGATCTTCACTCAGTTCCTTGAATGTGTCTGGCAGCTAATGGAACAGGTCCCACAG GCATTCGAGTTTAGCGAGTGGTTCCTGCTGCAGATCCATGAACACGTCCATTCCTGTCAATATGGAAACTTCCTTGGCAACAATCAGCGGCAgagggaggagctgca GCTCAGGGAGCGGACGCACTCGCTGTGGGCCTTTCTAATGAGCGAAAAACAGAACTACTTGAATCCGTTCTACAGCCCTGCATACTCTGAGCTGCACCCTGTGCTGGAGCCTTCGACCCTGCCTTACCATTTCAA GTTCTGGAGGAACATGTACCACCAGTTCGATCGCTCCATGCACCCACGTCAGTCTATCCTCAAAACCATTCTGACTCTGAGGGAGAACAGTCGCAAAGCCGAGAGCACAATGCAAGCACTGGAGAGC aGGCTTCAACAGCTCGGCGTGACCCCAGTCGCGACCTCTGAGCCCCCTGTGGCTCCCCCCACCAGGGACCAGCACTCCAACTCCCTCCCTCCGCGTCCAGACTCCCTCATCCTGGGGGCACCCATCAACCACAAAGAGGTGCAGCGGCGGGctgaggaggacgagcaggaggaggaagaggtgggcGAGGAGGCCACGGAGAGCACCAACACAGAGCGGACTGTTGAGGGCAGCAGTGGCAACGATAGCAGGAAGCACAGCTATGGGGAGCTGGAAGGGACATTCAGCAGCGAGCTGTCCAAGGAAGAGCCGGCCGTTGTCAGTCTGGAGTTTGGTGTGGCACGCATGACCTGCTGA
- the amer2 gene encoding APC membrane recruitment protein 2 — protein MEVQSECVEPPVAPQCDPQPTGKINKAAFKLFGKRRTGSGMASFFSFRNKGATNSGSNGNSDNGNSLNGNGSASELIRSKTHDGLIGSTNDTDGQRGDGLASLEAGPVRSLSKSLSFFSLLRRGSFRSTENGGSGLVRRGRGLKGFFSSMRWRRKEKTNEGDGVEVEGPKEKDGDSTHSEKVKDITLTLEPPPHHHQEDGGNAEAEPNLRATETPITTVTMTPPHCVAMTGPSVEPDSPVPYTPTDSPLRPTIQKAKASISSLTPSLASPPLDRCSTGDPPSEPSVDRLCSLLFNDVTSLKSFDSLTGCGDITADADDEGPAGNGGSGTSSSSSGGGGGPVGASVGRAVGVASATSRGSPSKPSLPSQLSQPIYSVSLSSGHASLPARARAPPPPQQHPAGSGVVAYMGGGEEMASPEGVDDADMQGLWHMLPSTGDNSPALPRLHQPPSTTPTSTYPPRSNPSSSHLSLASRISERKVPQVKALGLSKIPVVGGAAVRPAKTSLPHPHGRHPTSPGEKEPLSDEGYWDTPSATPTATPDESRLQRNQRMALSRDSYSGDQLYDLYDDPEEHRDDEELEGDDDLNSTPSPSTEYKLSPTSQTTPPSSSSSSSFRSMKGSASLPRDSKIPVSNKQSSPPHSVSQSGLSSVLEAESQPPKTEAPPPVRTRIPVSKVPVRRSGNKPGSRGTAHKK, from the coding sequence ATGGAGGTGCAGTCTGAGTGCGTAGAGCCTCCTGTGGCCCCTCAGTGTGACCCCCAGCCCACTGGGAAGATCAACAAAGCTGCCTTCAAACTCTTCGGAAAGCGACGCACCGGCTCCGGGATGGccagcttcttctccttcaggaaCAAAGGGGCCACAAACAGCGGGAGCAACGGGAATTCTGACAATGGGAATTCTTTGAATGGGAATGGCTCGGCGTCGGAGCTCATTAGGAGTAAAACCCACGATGGACTAATAGGCTCAACCAACGACACTGATGGACAGAGAGGGGACGGGCTCGCCAGCCTGGAAGCTGGCCCGGTGAGGTCTCTCAGCAAATCCCTGAGTTTCTTCTCTCTACTCCGACGTGGGAGTTTTAGGTCGACTGAAAATGGGGGGTCGGGACTTGTTAGAAGAGGGAGGGGCCTAAAGGGCTTCTTCAGCAGCATGCGATGGAGACGAAAGGAAAAAACTAACGAGGGAGATGGGGTAGAGGTGGAAGGTCCCAAGGAGAAGGATGGGGATAGTACCCACTCTGAGAAGGTAAAGGATATTACTCTTACCCTTGAACCACCTCCGCATCATCACCAAGAGGATGGTGGGAATGCAGAGGCAGAGCCTAACCTCCGAGCAACAGAGACTCCGATTACTACTGTTACCATGACACCACCACACTGTGTTGCCATGACAGGGCCATCTGTTGAGCCAGACTCCCCCGTTCCTTACACACCCACTGACTCGCCGCTGCGGCCGACCATTCAAAAAGCCAAAGCCTCAATTTCCAGCCTCACCCCCTCTCTTGCTTCGCCCCCCTTGGACCGCTGCAGCACGGGTGACCCACCCTCGGAACCTTCGGTGGACAGACtctgctctcttctcttcaATGACGTCACATCCCTGAAGAGCTTTGATTCACTGACAGGCTGTGGGGACATTACTGCCGATGCAGACGATGAGGGTCCGGCAGGTAATGGGGGCAGTGGcacgagcagcagcagtagtggCGGAGGAGGGGGGCCTGTGGGAGCAAGTGTTGGGAGAGCGGTTGGTGTCGCTAGTGCCACATCCCGTGGATCCCCGTCCAAACCGTCTCTACCCTCCCAGCTGAGCCAGCCCATCTACTCTGTTTCCTTAAGCTCAGGGCATGCCTCCCTCCCAGCCAGGGCTCgggctccacctccaccacagcaGCACCCAGCTGGTAGTGGTGTGGTGGCTTACATGGGTGGAGGGGAAGAAATGGCAAGTCCAGAAGGAGTGGACGATGCAGACATGCAAGGGCTCTGGCACATGCTGCCCTCCACGGGGGACAACTCTCCGGCTTTGCCCAGATTGCATCAacctccctccaccacccctaCTTCCACGTATCCCCCTCGCTCCAACCCCTCAAGCAGCCACCTTTCTCTTGCCTCCAGGATTTCAGAACGGAAGGTACCCCAGGTGAAGGCATTGGGGCTGAGCAAAATTCCAGTCGTCGGCGGAGCTGCAGTCCGGCCAGCTAaaacctccctccctcacccacaTGGCCGCCATCCAACATCACCTGGGGAGAAAGAGCCACTCAGTGATGAGGGCTACTGGGACACACCCTCAGCAACCCCCACAGCGACGCCTGATGAGAGCAGGCTGCAGCGTAACCAGAGGATGGCCCTATCACGCGACAGCTACTCTGGAGACCAACTTTATGACCTTTATGATGACCCTGAGGAGCATCGAGATGATGAAGAACTGGAAGGAGATGACGATCTAAACAGTACCCCTTCTCCATCTACTGAGTACAAACTAAGCCCCACATCCCAAACaactcctccttcttcctcctcctcttcttcatttcGATCGATGAAAGGCAGCGCCAGCCttccacgtgactccaaaatccCAGTAAGCAACAAACAGTCGTCACCACCCCACTCTGTGAGCCAGTCAGGCCTTTCGTCCGTCCTGGAGGCTGAATCCCAACCACCAAAGACCGAGGCGCCTCCCCCAGTCCGCACCAGAATTCCTGTATCTAAGGTGCCTGTCCGTCGATCTGGAAACAAACCCGGCAGCAGAGGAACTGCCCACAAGAAGTAG
- the LOC133933102 gene encoding beta-1,4-galactosyltransferase 1-like — protein MQTSSSTTLKKVFKILTLFGFLSASYFGVLLLYNGTLVSSPQAPLQHGGSTGNDKLETQAVVQQVQPNMTTPAPSVPRKEEEGTTPTDGTTPEEGTTPADRTQPCPDDPPALVGPLGVDFSQKLTLDEVRRKVSSSLREGGRYQPPDCVSKHKVAVVIPFRNRHEHLNYWLYYLHPILMRQQLDYGVYVINQDGDGVFNRAKLMNVGYVEALKDYDYNCFVFSDIDLVPMNDRNLYRCFDNPRHLAVAMDKFNFQLPYDTFFGGVSSLSKEQYLKINGFPNTYWGWGGEDDDIFGRIGLRGMSISRPDLQTGKYKMIKHARDLHNEQNPANPGKLSHIGGTMDKDGFNSLNFTVKEIVKDILYTYITVDVHAPPS, from the exons ATGCAGACGTCAAGTTCAACGACGCTTAAGAAAGTGTTTAAAATCCTCACACTCTTTGGTTTCCTCAGTGCGTCTTACTTtggagtgctgctgctgtacaACGGGACCCTTGTCTCCAGCCCCCAGGCCCCGCTTCAGCACGGGGGGTCCACTGGGAACGACAAGCTGGAGACACAGGCAGTTGTTCAACAGGTGCAGCCGAACATGACGACCCCAGCCCCGAGTGTCCCccggaaggaggaggaggggaccaCGCCGACGGATGGGACCACGCCGGAGGAGGGGACCACGCCAGCGGACAGGACACAGCCGTGCCCCGATGACCCCCCGGCTCTCGTCGGTCCCCTCGGCGTGGACTTCAGTCAGAAGCTGACTCTTGATGAGGTGCGGCGGAAGGTGAGCTCCTCTCTGCGGGAGGGAGGCCGCTACCAGCCCCCGGACTGTGTCTCCAAACACAAG GTTGCAGTTGTCATTCCATTCCGAAACCGACACGAGCACCTGAATTACTGGCTCTACTACCTCCATCCTATCTTGATGAGGCAGCAGTTGGATTATGGCGTGTATGTCATCAACCAGGATGGGGATGGAGTGTTTAACCGGGCTAAACTGATGAATGTGGGCTATGTGGAAGCCCTTAAAGATTACGATTATAATTGCTTCGTCTTCTCTGACATAGACCTGGTTCCCATGAACGACCGGAACCTTTACAGGTGTTTTGACAATCCCAGACACCTGGCTGTGGCAATGGACAAATTTAATTTCCAGCTACCGTACGATACCTTCTTTGGTGGGGTTTCCTCGCTGTCCAAGGAGCAATACCTAAAGATCAACGGCTTCCCGAACACTTACTGGGGCTGGGGCGGTGAGGACGACGATATCTTCGGGCGGATCGGCCTCCGCGGGATGTCGATTTCTCGCCCCGACCTTCAGACGGGAAAGTACAAGATGATCAAGCACGCGAGAGACTTGCACAATGAGCAAAATCCAGCGAACCCTGGCAAATTAAGCCATATCGGGGGGACCATGGATAAAGATGGGTTTAACTCCCTCAACTTCACAGTCAAGGAGATTGTGAAGGACATTCTGTACACTTATATCACTGTGGATGTTCACGCTCCGCCAAGCTGA